In the Candidatus Zixiibacteriota bacterium genome, one interval contains:
- the panC gene encoding pantoate--beta-alanine ligase, with protein sequence MEIIRDIKKMQRRARALAAAGKKIGLVPTMGFLHEGHISLIRRAKKLSDIVITTIFVNPTQFAPNEDFGRYPRDEKGDLAKIRGAGGDIVFIPNAENIYPEDFQTYVTAEEITKSLDGAVRPGHFRGVTTIVAKLFNITRPDVALFGMKDYQQAIVLKQMVRDLNFPIKMIIAPTKREKDGLAMSSRNKYFSPEQRKEVVCLYQALEAARKMIKVKGARNPELVRNEMKRIIKSFCPTAQIDYIAFTDFETLKPVMKIDADCVCSLAVRLYGVRLIDNMRLL encoded by the coding sequence ATGGAAATTATCCGTGATATAAAGAAGATGCAGAGGCGCGCCCGAGCGCTGGCGGCGGCGGGAAAGAAAATCGGCCTTGTCCCCACGATGGGTTTCTTGCATGAGGGGCATATCTCTCTCATCAGGCGGGCGAAGAAATTATCCGACATTGTTATCACGACCATCTTTGTTAATCCGACCCAATTTGCACCCAATGAAGACTTTGGCCGCTATCCCAGGGATGAGAAAGGGGATTTGGCCAAAATCCGCGGTGCGGGTGGAGATATTGTATTCATTCCGAACGCGGAAAATATTTACCCGGAAGATTTCCAGACCTATGTGACGGCGGAAGAAATAACGAAGAGCCTTGATGGGGCGGTTCGGCCGGGTCATTTCCGCGGGGTAACCACGATTGTCGCCAAGCTGTTCAATATTACCCGCCCCGACGTGGCGCTGTTCGGGATGAAAGATTATCAGCAAGCGATCGTGCTGAAGCAGATGGTCAGAGATCTTAATTTCCCCATCAAGATGATTATTGCGCCGACCAAGCGGGAAAAGGATGGCCTGGCGATGTCATCACGCAATAAATATTTCTCCCCGGAGCAGAGGAAAGAGGTGGTTTGCCTTTATCAGGCGCTGGAGGCCGCACGAAAGATGATAAAGGTAAAAGGGGCAAGGAACCCAGAGCTTGTAAGGAATGAGATGAAACGGATCATAAAGAGTTTCTGCCCGACCGCCCAAATAGATTATATCGCTTTCACTGATTTTGAAACCCTGAAGCCGGTAATGAAGATTGATGCCGATTGCGTATGTTCACTGGCGGTGAGATTGTATGGAGTGAGGTTGATTGACAACATGAGGCTGCTATGA
- a CDS encoding UDP-2,3-diacylglucosamine diphosphatase, translated as MAIYFFSDVHLGASDAAGEDVKLKKLNSFLERIENDATKVFILGDLFDFWFEYKHAIPKEHVKVVFRLASLVEQGKKVHYITGNHDFWLGEFLSREAGITIHRDCFTVTEQGKKIFMIHGDGLSPSDRGYRILKKILRNRFNIWLYRKIPPDWGIPLAKYVSSSSRGYTAGREPKFIKDYEMYAEKKIAEGNDIVVIGHLHLPILKEMKGGVYFNTGDFIDHFSYGRLENGNLTLEYV; from the coding sequence ATGGCGATCTATTTTTTTTCTGATGTGCATCTGGGCGCCTCGGACGCGGCCGGCGAGGATGTCAAATTGAAGAAACTGAACTCATTTCTGGAAAGAATCGAAAACGATGCCACCAAGGTCTTTATTCTGGGGGATCTGTTTGATTTCTGGTTTGAGTACAAACATGCCATCCCCAAGGAGCATGTCAAAGTGGTTTTTCGTCTGGCCTCGCTGGTGGAGCAGGGAAAGAAAGTTCACTATATCACCGGCAATCATGATTTTTGGCTGGGGGAGTTTTTGAGCCGCGAGGCGGGAATCACCATTCATCGTGACTGTTTCACAGTTACCGAGCAAGGGAAGAAGATATTCATGATTCACGGCGACGGCCTGTCACCCTCCGACCGGGGTTACCGGATTCTAAAAAAGATCCTGCGCAACCGATTCAATATCTGGCTTTACCGGAAGATTCCGCCCGACTGGGGTATCCCGCTGGCCAAGTATGTCTCGAGTTCATCGCGCGGCTATACGGCGGGTCGAGAACCGAAGTTTATCAAAGATTATGAGATGTATGCGGAAAAGAAGATTGCCGAGGGGAATGATATTGTCGTTATCGGCCATCTGCATCTGCCGATCTTAAAAGAAATGAAAGGGGGTGTTTATTTCAACACCGGCGATTTTATCGACCATTTCAGTTATGGCCGGCTGGAAAACGGCAATCTAACTCTTGAATATGTATAA
- a CDS encoding bifunctional phosphoglucose/phosphomannose isomerase, translating to MNTLDAVDKMKALDPSGMYDKIYHFPEQLEKALAIGKGINPELGHYRDIKNIIVAGMGGSAIGGDLVRSYLAGTIKIPFHVCRHYRLPEFVDRDSLVVVSSYSGNTEETLSALSDAMSRGARVACISSGGKVADIARANNFLLVELPKGFPPRAALGFSFVPLLMLVSRLKLIGEVENDISELILGLKAYRDRFADDTSAENNPAKTLALRLYKKIPIIYSGPELTDAVGTRWKGQICENAKCLAFNNQFAEFNHNELVGWNVIEAYRDRIIVIYLRDNDDHPRITRRMEIVRTIIEKLNVDVVDIFSHGDFALGRIFSLIQLGDFTSFYLAVLNNVDPTPVKVIDFLKGELEK from the coding sequence ATGAACACACTTGACGCGGTCGATAAGATGAAGGCTTTGGATCCTTCAGGAATGTATGACAAGATTTATCATTTCCCCGAGCAGCTTGAAAAGGCGCTGGCGATCGGAAAGGGAATTAATCCCGAACTCGGTCATTACCGGGATATCAAGAATATCATTGTCGCCGGCATGGGGGGGTCGGCCATAGGGGGAGACCTGGTTCGCTCTTATCTGGCCGGAACTATTAAGATTCCCTTTCATGTCTGCCGCCATTATCGTCTGCCGGAATTTGTCGACCGGGATTCGCTGGTAGTGGTATCATCTTATTCGGGAAATACGGAGGAAACTCTCTCGGCTTTGAGCGATGCCATGAGTCGCGGAGCCAGGGTGGCCTGTATCAGTTCAGGCGGTAAAGTGGCCGATATTGCCCGGGCCAATAATTTCCTGCTGGTCGAGTTGCCAAAGGGATTTCCGCCGCGGGCCGCGCTCGGTTTTTCTTTTGTGCCGCTTCTGATGCTGGTATCCAGGCTGAAGCTGATCGGGGAAGTCGAAAATGATATCTCCGAGTTGATTTTGGGGCTTAAAGCTTATCGCGATCGGTTTGCCGATGACACGTCGGCGGAAAATAACCCCGCCAAAACACTGGCACTAAGATTATACAAGAAGATTCCCATAATTTATTCCGGCCCGGAATTGACCGATGCGGTCGGCACCAGGTGGAAAGGGCAAATCTGCGAGAATGCCAAATGCCTGGCTTTTAACAATCAGTTTGCCGAATTCAATCATAACGAACTGGTCGGCTGGAATGTGATTGAAGCGTATCGCGACAGGATTATTGTCATTTATTTGCGCGATAATGACGACCACCCCCGGATTACTCGGCGCATGGAAATCGTGCGCACCATAATAGAAAAACTGAATGTTGACGTGGTCGATATTTTTTCTCACGGCGATTTTGCCCTGGGGAGGATTTTTTCGCTGATACAGTTGGGGGATTTTACCTCGTTCTATCTGGCCGTGCTCAATAATGTGGACCCGACCCCGGTCAAGGTGATCGATTTCCTAAAAGGAGAGCTGGAAAAGTAG
- the ptsP gene encoding phosphoenolpyruvate--protein phosphotransferase, with the protein MVTRKKSPLIKGIAASPGLAFGEARVIFKWEHSIEERIVPASGVNAEIARLDKAVEETLVELERWRKSAGQKIGGPVAKIFDTQVMIACDHDFLNKVKDEIKSSRKNAEYVYSMLVENSLTPLRMSGDDYMRQMVYDIEAVSRRIISHLIGLGEHAETQFPPGCIFVAQEFTPAEVLSLYERHAAGIVTSGGSAISHMALVARSLLIPTVVGAVQSHLKIKSGDRVVIDGDNGTVSINPGDAEWKELHKHKTQLTTRHISMLQNLPEFPPRTADGVAIDVAANIDLPGPVDQILSQHKVGVGLYRTEFLYLQNGSFPAEDKQFLVYDAVVSKYYPQPVVIRTFDLGSDKYFMNEHQVKEGNPALGWRGIRAALDMPKIFKDQLRAILRASHRGNVKILLPMVADISELKKALDLIKRAMVELRQKSIKFDRAIEVGVMIEVPSAAVAAELMAERVAFFSIGSNDLTQYTLAADRDNERLARIFNPLHPAVLRLIEISIAAARRRNIPIAMCGEMSGDIIAIPLLIGLGITQLSMNPSKLPAACRLITKLNYQKTVELAAAIMKMKTLKEIEARLLDYNMLLK; encoded by the coding sequence ATGGTAACCCGGAAAAAGAGTCCCCTGATTAAAGGCATTGCCGCTTCCCCGGGTCTGGCGTTTGGTGAGGCGAGGGTTATTTTCAAGTGGGAGCATTCCATTGAAGAACGGATTGTTCCTGCCTCCGGGGTGAATGCCGAGATTGCCCGGCTGGACAAGGCGGTGGAAGAGACGCTGGTCGAGTTGGAGCGGTGGCGCAAATCGGCCGGCCAGAAGATCGGCGGCCCGGTGGCCAAGATTTTCGATACCCAGGTAATGATTGCCTGCGATCATGATTTTCTCAATAAAGTTAAAGACGAGATAAAAAGCAGCCGGAAGAACGCCGAGTATGTTTACAGCATGCTGGTGGAGAATTCGCTGACGCCGCTGCGGATGTCGGGCGATGATTATATGCGGCAGATGGTATATGATATCGAAGCGGTTTCGCGGCGGATAATCAGTCATTTGATCGGGCTGGGAGAACATGCGGAGACACAGTTTCCGCCCGGGTGCATTTTTGTGGCGCAGGAGTTCACTCCGGCGGAAGTATTAAGTCTTTACGAAAGGCATGCCGCCGGGATTGTCACCTCGGGGGGCAGTGCCATTTCGCATATGGCTCTGGTGGCCCGTTCGCTCCTGATTCCGACCGTGGTCGGCGCGGTGCAATCGCATCTGAAAATAAAATCGGGCGACCGGGTGGTGATCGACGGTGATAATGGGACGGTGAGCATCAATCCGGGCGATGCCGAGTGGAAGGAGCTTCACAAACATAAGACTCAATTGACCACCCGTCATATATCGATGCTTCAGAATCTGCCGGAATTTCCGCCCAGGACCGCCGACGGCGTGGCCATAGATGTCGCCGCCAATATCGACCTTCCCGGTCCGGTCGATCAGATTTTATCTCAGCATAAGGTTGGCGTTGGTTTGTACCGGACGGAATTTCTTTATCTTCAGAATGGTTCTTTTCCTGCGGAGGATAAGCAATTTCTTGTCTATGATGCGGTGGTCAGCAAGTATTATCCGCAGCCGGTGGTTATCAGGACTTTCGATCTCGGATCGGATAAATACTTCATGAATGAGCATCAGGTCAAGGAGGGTAATCCGGCTCTGGGATGGCGGGGGATTCGGGCGGCGCTGGATATGCCCAAGATTTTCAAAGACCAGCTTCGCGCCATTTTGAGAGCGTCACATCGCGGGAATGTAAAAATATTGCTCCCCATGGTGGCCGATATTTCGGAACTCAAAAAGGCCCTGGATCTGATAAAGAGAGCGATGGTGGAACTGCGGCAGAAGAGTATCAAGTTTGACCGGGCGATTGAAGTGGGTGTGATGATCGAGGTACCCTCGGCCGCCGTGGCCGCCGAGCTGATGGCCGAGCGGGTTGCATTCTTTTCGATCGGTTCCAACGACCTGACTCAGTACACTCTGGCCGCTGACCGTGACAACGAAAGATTGGCGCGGATTTTCAATCCGCTCCATCCGGCGGTGCTGCGATTGATAGAGATTTCCATCGCGGCGGCCCGCAGAAGAAATATCCCGATTGCCATGTGCGGCGAGATGTCGGGCGATATTATCGCCATCCCGCTTTTGATCGGCCTGGGGATAACGCAACTTTCCATGAATCCCTCGAAACTGCCGGCGGCCTGCCGATTGATTACCAAACTAAATTATCAAAAGACGGTGGAATTGGCCGCGGCCATAATGAAAATGAAGACCTTAAAGGAAATTGAAGCACGCCTGCTGGACTACAACATGCTGTTGAAATAG
- a CDS encoding HPr family phosphocarrier protein, giving the protein MVKKTVKVVNRLGMHARPSAMFVSHASKFKAEIFLEKDRLEVNGKSIMGVMMLAAEAGSELIITAEGEDENEAVASLAELISSGFGDLKNL; this is encoded by the coding sequence ATGGTCAAGAAAACGGTTAAAGTGGTCAATCGTCTCGGAATGCATGCCCGCCCCTCGGCGATGTTTGTCAGCCACGCCTCCAAATTCAAAGCGGAAATATTTCTGGAGAAAGACCGGTTGGAGGTTAACGGGAAATCGATTATGGGGGTGATGATGCTGGCGGCGGAAGCAGGCTCGGAATTGATTATCACCGCCGAGGGTGAAGACGAAAATGAAGCGGTGGCGAGTCTGGCGGAATTAATCAGCTCCGGTTTCGGTGATTTGAAGAATTTATAA
- the dprA gene encoding DNA-processing protein DprA yields the protein MNLTAGDRKSRLIDLITLLGVEGIGVGRLYQLLQTFPEPERILAASVSELSDAPGIGRETASKIKEKQNREKAVEAVEEIYKRNWRYFLYDDPDYPLPLKDVDDRPPVLFYMGEYCESDHNAIAIVGSRTASEDGRHFAESLAAALVASGVTVISGMARGIDMAAHRGVLKSGGRTIAVFGSSLDIIYPPEGRETAGKIIQKGAIFSELLPGTIPYGPNFPKRNRIISGLSQGVVVIEAAERSGALSTAGHALIQNREVFAVPGSPRSEMSRGTNKLIKQGARLLTTVDDIFSELPRLKGKVKVEQMRKAEGLTGMEQLIVQSIADEPIHIDGLSRKLNTPIPDLMQVLLALELKGIVKELSGKRYILN from the coding sequence ATGAACTTGACCGCCGGAGACCGGAAAAGCAGGCTAATTGACCTGATTACGTTGCTGGGCGTTGAAGGGATTGGTGTCGGCCGTCTCTACCAGTTGCTTCAGACATTCCCGGAGCCGGAGAGGATTCTCGCCGCTTCGGTAAGTGAATTATCCGACGCACCGGGAATTGGCCGGGAAACGGCTTCGAAAATCAAAGAGAAACAGAATCGGGAAAAGGCCGTAGAGGCGGTCGAGGAGATATACAAAAGGAACTGGCGATATTTTCTCTATGATGACCCGGATTATCCATTGCCGCTTAAGGATGTGGATGATCGTCCGCCGGTATTATTTTATATGGGGGAATATTGTGAATCCGATCACAATGCTATCGCTATCGTCGGTTCGCGCACGGCTTCAGAAGATGGGCGGCATTTCGCCGAGAGCCTGGCCGCAGCGTTAGTGGCCAGCGGGGTAACGGTTATATCGGGAATGGCCCGCGGCATTGATATGGCCGCGCATCGGGGTGTCCTGAAATCAGGCGGCCGAACCATTGCGGTGTTCGGTTCCTCTCTTGATATAATTTATCCTCCGGAAGGTCGTGAGACGGCCGGCAAGATTATTCAAAAGGGAGCCATTTTTTCCGAGCTTCTGCCGGGAACGATTCCTTACGGCCCGAATTTCCCTAAGAGAAATAGAATTATTTCGGGTCTTTCGCAGGGCGTGGTCGTAATCGAAGCGGCGGAAAGGTCGGGGGCTCTTTCGACGGCGGGTCATGCGCTGATCCAGAACCGCGAGGTATTTGCGGTGCCCGGTTCACCCCGGTCGGAGATGAGCAGGGGGACGAATAAGCTGATTAAACAGGGGGCTAGGCTTCTCACCACGGTTGATGACATTTTTTCCGAATTGCCGCGTTTAAAAGGGAAGGTTAAAGTGGAACAGATGCGGAAAGCGGAGGGCCTGACAGGGATGGAGCAACTGATAGTTCAGTCGATAGCCGATGAGCCGATACATATAGATGGTCTTTCGCGGAAGCTGAACACCCCGATTCCGGATTTGATGCAGGTTTTGCTGGCTTTGGAATTGAAAGGAATAGTGAAAGAATTATCCGGCAAGCGATATATTCTCAACTGA
- the obgE gene encoding GTPase ObgE encodes MFIDYAEIEIKGGDGGPGCVAFRHEKYVPKGGPDGGDGGRGGSVIFRADSNLATLLDFRYKKAYRAENGHPGQGSLKSGKAGEDIIIRVPVGTIIINLESGQTLADLNEEGNEVVLALGGRGGRGNNHFKSPTNQTPRYAEEGRAGESLRLSLELKLLADVGLVGLPNAGKSTMLARLSAARPKIADYPFTTLIPNLGIVRLREMKSFVLADIPGIIEGASHGKGLGIQFLKHIQRTRVIVFMIDIFTSDDVEKTLAVLRHELESFDPRLAKQPHIVVLSKGDLLEEKKLKEIYAKINPDYILCSAQSGLGIKELLERIENELDRRRPEKQAN; translated from the coding sequence ATGTTTATCGATTACGCCGAGATTGAAATCAAGGGGGGCGATGGTGGCCCAGGATGTGTTGCATTTCGCCATGAGAAGTATGTTCCCAAGGGGGGGCCGGATGGCGGTGATGGCGGCCGAGGCGGGAGTGTAATATTCCGGGCCGACAGCAATCTGGCTACCCTGCTAGATTTCCGCTATAAGAAGGCATATAGGGCTGAAAACGGCCATCCGGGACAGGGGTCGCTCAAATCAGGGAAGGCCGGTGAGGATATTATTATCAGGGTGCCGGTGGGGACGATTATCATCAATCTGGAATCCGGCCAGACGTTGGCCGACCTCAATGAAGAAGGAAACGAGGTCGTACTGGCCCTCGGCGGGCGAGGGGGGCGGGGAAACAACCATTTCAAATCTCCCACAAATCAGACGCCGCGATATGCCGAAGAGGGGCGTGCGGGTGAGTCATTAAGACTATCGCTGGAATTGAAGTTGCTGGCTGATGTCGGGCTGGTGGGGCTTCCCAATGCCGGAAAATCAACGATGCTGGCGCGCCTCTCCGCGGCGAGGCCCAAAATTGCCGATTATCCGTTCACGACGCTCATTCCCAATCTGGGGATTGTTCGACTGCGGGAAATGAAATCATTTGTTCTGGCCGATATCCCCGGAATCATCGAGGGAGCATCACACGGGAAAGGGTTGGGCATCCAATTCCTGAAACATATCCAGCGGACGCGGGTGATTGTTTTTATGATAGATATTTTCACCTCTGATGATGTAGAGAAGACACTGGCGGTTTTGCGGCACGAACTAGAGAGTTTCGATCCGCGTTTGGCCAAACAGCCGCATATTGTGGTCTTGAGCAAAGGGGATTTGCTGGAAGAAAAAAAGCTAAAAGAGATTTACGCGAAAATTAATCCTGACTATATTCTTTGCTCGGCCCAGAGCGGGCTGGGAATTAAGGAATTGTTGGAACGAATCGAAAATGAACTTGACCGCCGGAGACCGGAAAAGCAGGCTAATTGA
- the cdaA gene encoding diadenylate cyclase CdaA, protein MELFHFGFLSFRLIDLLDVLIVSLIIYQLLALMKGTRAAQMVTGLVLIFVVAFIAFWFQLEGLSWLFSNLATVGFIVLVIVFQPELRSALARMGHSRLFQYLMRVEEQKSLEEISRAAVRLSELRYGGLIVLERGEGLRNYIETGKLINAQISWEIIINLFTPYTPLHDGAIIVTGDTIAGAACTLPLTQSPEFRKLYGMRHKAAIGITEVSDAISVVVSEETGEISITHDGRMEKDIDRAEVAQKLIAYFKK, encoded by the coding sequence ATGGAGTTGTTTCATTTCGGTTTTCTTTCTTTCCGATTGATAGACCTTCTTGATGTCCTGATAGTCTCACTCATCATTTACCAGCTTCTGGCGCTCATGAAAGGGACACGGGCGGCGCAGATGGTGACCGGTTTGGTCCTTATTTTTGTGGTGGCTTTTATTGCTTTCTGGTTCCAGTTGGAGGGGTTGTCGTGGCTTTTTTCCAATCTGGCCACGGTCGGATTCATTGTGCTGGTCATCGTCTTTCAGCCGGAACTTCGCTCGGCGCTGGCTCGGATGGGCCACTCCCGGCTATTCCAATACCTGATGCGGGTGGAGGAACAGAAATCGCTGGAGGAGATTTCGCGGGCGGCGGTGCGCCTTTCGGAACTACGTTATGGCGGGCTCATCGTGCTGGAAAGAGGGGAAGGGCTGCGCAATTATATCGAAACCGGTAAATTAATCAACGCCCAGATTTCCTGGGAGATAATCATTAATCTGTTCACCCCATATACTCCGCTTCATGATGGTGCGATTATAGTCACCGGGGACACGATTGCCGGGGCGGCCTGTACATTGCCCCTGACACAGTCGCCTGAATTTCGGAAACTGTACGGCATGCGGCATAAGGCGGCGATCGGTATTACGGAGGTTTCCGATGCCATATCGGTGGTGGTTTCGGAAGAGACGGGCGAGATATCGATAACTCATGACGGCCGGATGGAAAAAGATATCGACCGCGCCGAAGTTGCACAGAAACTTATCGCATATTTCAAGAAATAG
- the folP gene encoding dihydropteroate synthase → MPLPRNRQLEMRKPMVMGILNVTPDSFSDGGRYAELDAAVERACRIIEERGDIIDIGGESSRPGSEPVALKDELERVIPVVLAVRKISEIPISIDTTKAEVARQAIEAGADIINDISALRFDAQMAEVAMESGVPVILMHMRGLPKTMQVDPIYENCVAEIKDFFRERLEQCRRYGIEREKIILDPGIGFGKRLEDNLAILRHIAEFKETGCPIMVGTSRKSFIGHITGGANEAEERIGGSIASALVALMGGADIIRVHDVAATVEAIKVWKALQESE, encoded by the coding sequence ATGCCGCTTCCGAGAAATCGACAGCTCGAAATGCGAAAACCGATGGTGATGGGAATACTCAATGTTACGCCGGATTCCTTTTCGGACGGCGGGCGGTATGCGGAGCTGGACGCAGCGGTCGAGCGGGCCTGCCGGATAATAGAAGAAAGGGGAGATATAATTGATATCGGCGGGGAATCCTCCCGACCCGGCTCGGAACCTGTGGCTCTCAAAGATGAATTGGAGCGGGTGATTCCGGTGGTTCTGGCGGTTCGGAAAATCAGCGAGATACCGATTTCGATCGACACGACCAAGGCGGAGGTGGCCCGCCAGGCCATTGAAGCAGGCGCTGATATAATCAATGATATATCGGCTCTTCGTTTCGACGCCCAAATGGCGGAAGTGGCTATGGAATCGGGAGTGCCGGTGATTCTGATGCATATGCGGGGGCTTCCCAAAACGATGCAGGTTGATCCGATTTATGAGAATTGCGTGGCTGAGATAAAGGATTTTTTTCGTGAGAGGTTGGAGCAGTGTCGCAGATACGGCATTGAGCGGGAAAAGATAATTCTCGACCCCGGAATCGGGTTTGGCAAGAGGCTGGAGGATAATCTGGCGATTCTGAGGCATATTGCCGAATTCAAAGAGACAGGTTGTCCGATCATGGTGGGAACATCACGGAAATCATTTATCGGACATATTACCGGCGGCGCAAATGAAGCGGAGGAACGTATCGGTGGCTCGATTGCCTCGGCGCTGGTCGCATTAATGGGTGGGGCGGACATTATCCGGGTGCATGATGTGGCGGCGACGGTTGAGGCGATAAAAGTCTGGAAGGCCCTGCAGGAGAGTGAGTGA
- a CDS encoding ATP-binding protein has protein sequence MDEQIRQEKLSRLANVFSPTAPIISSNLFFGRLDHLNQILEAAKERGQHVVLYGERGVGKTSLANIIESRFSKVLIAKVTCNRNETYDNIWRKILKKISFIQKSTGIGFEVVESEKKVQLDLFLDGRNEVKPDDIADIFEYVKNPIIFIFDEFDSMQSPQIRTRFTDTIKALSDNASNVTIIIVGIAESVTELIGEHPSIERCLKQVKLPRMSDAELGEIIDNGLRVLEMSVHPLIRSKIIRFSQGFPHYTHLLAKYAGKIAIESGASVIDDIHFDAAVSDAIDNVQESVRSDFQKAILTSKERSMFENVIYACALASGDEYGTFRALDLALPLQKLTGKPVGLNAYIYNLGKLCQEERGAIIQKIGQVKRYRYRFRNPLLKAFVTLRLYQKGSIS, from the coding sequence ATGGATGAACAAATACGGCAAGAGAAATTGTCGCGTCTAGCCAATGTATTTTCACCAACTGCACCAATAATATCAAGCAACCTTTTCTTTGGACGGCTGGATCATCTTAATCAAATCTTGGAGGCTGCAAAAGAACGTGGTCAACATGTCGTTTTATATGGAGAAAGAGGTGTTGGCAAGACATCCTTAGCAAATATTATTGAATCTAGGTTTAGTAAAGTACTAATAGCGAAAGTCACGTGCAATAGGAATGAGACTTACGACAACATATGGCGGAAGATTCTGAAGAAGATTTCGTTTATTCAAAAGAGCACTGGAATAGGATTTGAGGTTGTAGAATCTGAAAAGAAAGTGCAGTTGGACCTATTCTTGGATGGCAGAAACGAAGTTAAGCCTGATGACATTGCGGACATATTTGAGTATGTGAAGAATCCAATAATTTTCATTTTCGATGAATTCGATAGTATGCAAAGCCCCCAAATCAGGACAAGATTTACGGATACAATCAAGGCCTTATCAGACAACGCATCTAATGTCACGATTATTATTGTTGGAATTGCGGAAAGCGTAACTGAATTAATAGGAGAGCATCCATCTATAGAGCGCTGCCTAAAGCAGGTTAAATTACCAAGAATGTCTGATGCTGAGTTGGGGGAAATCATTGATAATGGTCTTAGAGTATTAGAGATGAGTGTTCATCCTCTGATACGGAGCAAAATAATAAGATTCTCGCAAGGCTTCCCGCATTATACTCATTTGCTGGCAAAATACGCTGGAAAGATTGCAATTGAGTCTGGCGCAAGTGTGATTGACGATATACATTTTGATGCTGCAGTGTCCGATGCCATTGACAATGTGCAGGAAAGCGTCCGTAGCGATTTTCAAAAAGCGATCCTTACATCTAAGGAGAGAAGCATGTTTGAAAATGTAATCTATGCATGTGCTTTAGCAAGCGGGGATGAATATGGCACATTTAGAGCCCTTGATTTGGCTTTGCCGCTTCAGAAACTCACTGGAAAGCCAGTAGGGCTTAATGCTTATATTTATAATCTCGGCAAATTGTGTCAAGAAGAGCGGGGTGCGATTATTCAGAAAATTGGGCAGGTGAAACGCTATAGATATCGCTTTCGTAATCCTTTGCTAAAAGCATTTGTGACCTTAAGGCTTTATCAGAAAGGGAGTATTTCCTAA
- the folE gene encoding GTP cyclohydrolase I FolE: MMDKAKITKGVRLILEGIGEDPDREGLKRTPERVYEYYQQVLDGIKASPEKTLKHYSSSNKDELIIVRDISFYSMCEHHLLPFFGKVHVAYIPRQNKITGFANLVNIVEVLSHRPTVQENLTSEIADTINDVLTPKGVLVIIEAEHLCLTMIGVKKPGSRTVTSAIRGVLRRDATRAEAMALIKQ; this comes from the coding sequence TTGATGGATAAGGCAAAAATCACAAAAGGTGTGCGGCTGATTCTTGAGGGAATCGGCGAGGATCCGGATCGGGAGGGACTAAAAAGGACTCCCGAACGTGTCTATGAGTATTATCAGCAGGTCTTGGACGGTATCAAGGCCAGTCCGGAAAAGACTCTGAAACATTATTCCAGTTCCAATAAAGATGAATTGATCATTGTCCGCGATATCTCTTTTTATTCGATGTGCGAGCATCATCTTCTGCCATTTTTCGGGAAGGTGCATGTGGCTTATATTCCACGGCAGAATAAAATCACGGGTTTTGCCAATCTGGTCAATATCGTCGAGGTATTATCGCACCGGCCGACGGTACAGGAGAATCTGACCTCGGAAATAGCCGATACGATCAACGACGTGCTGACGCCCAAGGGGGTGTTGGTGATTATCGAGGCGGAGCATCTCTGTCTGACGATGATTGGGGTCAAAAAACCGGGCTCGAGGACGGTGACCTCGGCGATTCGGGGCGTCTTGCGCCGCGATGCCACGCGCGCCGAAGCGATGGCGCTGATCAAGCAATAG